GATAACGGACGAGGGCGTTTTCTTCTCTCTGCTGATGGTCGCGAAGCTCATCGCGGCGTCGCTGCCCCTTATGCTCGCTCTTTCGGCGACGAAACGCGGCGACCTCGCCAACTCTCTCGTGCAGAACTGCCGGCTGCCATACAAATACGCTTTCGCGCTCACGGCGACGCTTAAATTTATACCGGCTCTTGCCGGGGAAATGGCGCAGATCATGGAGGCTCAGCGCGCCCGCGGCGTGGACTTCGACGTACGCAATCCGCTGAAGAAGGCGGCGCTTGTCGCGCCTCTCTGCCTGCCCCTAATGCTCTCCTGTGTCCGCCGCACGGAAAACAGCGCGATCGCGGCTCAGCTTCGCGGCTTCGAACTTCGCAGGCGCGACAGCGGATACAAAAAATATCCGATAGGGATAAAGGACGCGTCCGCCGCAGCGCTCAGCGCCGTCGCGCTCGTTTTCGCGTTTATGCTCTGACTTGGGTGCTGCCGCTCTACGCGATGCTGATGGTAGTCGGTGCTGTAGGATTGTTGATAGCTACGTTCATAAAGCTCGGTCCGTTCTGAACGGACCGCCCTAAGCGGGGTGCGTTAAGGCGGTGGGCGCGCAGAGTTCGTTCCTATGAATTTTTTGCGCAGCCTGCCGCCTTGTATTTATTTGCGGAAATATTTTATAATAAACTCAAGAAAACGGGGAGCATAAAAACTACAAGTTCGTTGGAGGAGCGAAATGCCTAATATCATAAAAGTGCCGACACTCGGGGAGCTGGCTTATGAAAGCATAAAAGCGCAGATACTGTCGTGCAGGATACTTCCGGGCGAAAAAATAAACATCGATCAGTACTCCGCGGAGCTTGGGGTCAGCACGACGCCGGTGCGTGAAGCGCTGTCGAAACTTCAGAAGGAGGGGCTCGTGCAGTACGTGCCGCGGATGGGATGGAAAATATCGAAGATATCGAAACAGGAATTCCGCAAGCTGCAGGAAGTAAAATCGCTGTTGGAAATAACGCTCGCCGAGCGAGCGCTGCCGTTCATAAAGAGCAGCGACATTCCGCAGCTGACCGCCCTCAACAATCAAATGAAGGATTTGGCGAACTCCTTCGCCGGAGGCAAGCCTGACCTTGAGAAACTGCTTGAAGCCAACGACCTCTTCCATATGTACATCTTCAGATTCTACAATAACGACATCATGATAGAGATACTTCAGCAGACGTGGAACAACCTCAGATACGCGAGGCTCATCTGGATATCGTCGCAGGAATTCTTCGATAAGTTCTACGACGAACACAACGCCATCATCGACGCGATAAAGAACAAGGACCGCGACGAGCTTCGCAGCGCTGTGGAAAAACATCTGCACTGCGGGCTCGGCTACATGGAAGAGTGCCTGGAAGATAAATAACCGCTGAGCTCATAGAAAGGTGAAGCCGGCTTCGCCTCGTCCAATACGCGCGAAGAGAGGCAGAAATGGCAAGGCTTCTCGTCGCTTTTTTGCAGAAATTGATGCGTCGTCCTTAGCTTCGATTTATCGCGTTTAGTTTTGCCATTGAGAAAAAAGCAAATTCTTTTCATAAAAATATTGACGAATACTGACCAAAGATATATAATCCAATTTGTAAAATTCATGCGGGAGATATTTTCCCGATGAAACGGGAGTGAAGACTGTGTCGGCATCGAGCCTTACGAGCAAGATAGAAGAGTATATCGAACAGCTTCTCGAAGAAAATGGGAGCGGTGCTATCTCTTTGAGGAGGAAAGATCTGGCCGAGCTCTTTGAATGTGTTCCGAGCCAGATAAACTACGTTCTGCGCAGCAAATTTGCGCCGGAAAACGGCTTCCTTGTGGAAAGCCAGCGCGGCGGCCACGGCTATATCCGTGTCGTGCAGCTGACGTTCAAAAACTGCGACGAGGAGGTCACTCACATCCAGGACCTTATCGGCAGCCGCACTTCGGAGCAGGAGTCGAAGCGGCTTCTGATGAACTTGCAGAACAGGAAGCTTTTATCTGCCCGCGAGCGGCTGTTGATAGAAGTCGCGCTCCGCAGTCAGGATGAAAACGGCAGGGCTCTTTTCGACGTTTCGATTCACAAGCGCGAAATAATGAGAGCGGCCCTGCTGAAAAAATTACTTACGAGCCTTGCGCTCAGTTAGGGGGCGGCACCATGTTGTGCGACCAGTGTAAAGTTAAGCGCGCTGAGGTACACCTTGTTACTGTTATCAACGGAGAACGCTGTATACGACATCTATGCCGCGAATGCGCCGAAAACAGCCTGCGTACCGACGACGTATCGAATTTGATGAGGCTTTCATTTTCTCTCGAAGGCCTTATGGGTATAGAAGAAGCGTTCAAAGAATTGGTTTTGCCCGCTCTACGCGGCGTTCAGCCGCAGGCAAAACAGCCGCGTCTATGCCCGCATTGCGGAGCGGAACTGCCCAGCTCAATGTTTGAAAGCACGCCGATGGCCAAGCCGGCGCGAGTACAGAAGAAGATGACGCTTGAGGAGGAGATCGCCGATCTGACGCGCAAGATGCAGAAGGTTGTAAAAAACGAAAATTACGAACTTGCCGCAAAGCTGCGCGACAGAATATCCGAGCTGAAAAACCCGGCTTTGGAAAAAGATGCGGCGGAAAATGGAACGGCGCAGGAAGGAGAAAGCCCGAACGACAATGAGGCCTGATTTCACCGAAAGAGGCAAGCGCGCCTTTCAGATAGCTCAAGACGAAGCTCTGAGAATGGGGCATGAGGTCGTCGGCACGGAACATATCCTGCTGGGGCTTTTGCTCGACGGAGATACCTATATTCTGCGCCTTCTTGCAGAGTACGGCCTTACGGCAGACGCCCTTGTAAAGGAAGTAGAAAAATACGCCGGAGCCGGTACTCCGCGTGAAGAGAAGGTCGACCTTCCGATGAGCGACCGCGCTAAGCTCGTTATGTCTCTCGCGGTGCGTGAAGCGGCGCGCATGAGGGTCGCCTACGTTGGAACGATTCATATCTTCCTCGCCCTGCTCGCCGAGGAGGAGGGAATGGCTGCGCGCCTGCTTTCCGCTCACGGCCTGAACCTTGAGGACTGCCGCAAATTTTTTGCGGCCGAGACGGAGGGAGACACTCAGGAACGGGAAGAGCCGCAGGATGAGCCGCGTTTCGAATGGCAGCCTCCGCGTCAGCCGTCGGTCGTCCAAAAGACGCCGATGCTCGACCAGCTTGCTATAGACCTCACGCAGATGGCGAGAAAAAACGAGCTCGATCCGGTCATAGGGCGATCAAAGGAAATCCGCCGCGTCGTGCAGATATTGTCCCGCCGCACTAAGAACAACCCCGTGTTGATAGGCGAGCCGGGAGTCGGAAAGACGGCCGTAGCGGAGGGGCTCGCCCAGAAGGTGGTCAACGGCGACATACCGGAGATACTGAGGGGCAAGCGCGTGATGCAGTTGAACGTGGCGAACCTCGTCGCCGGCACTAAATACCGCGGCGAATTCGAAGAGCGCATGAGACGCCTCGTACATGAGATACGCGAGTCGAAAAACGTGATTCTCTTCATAGACGAAATACACACGATAGTCGGAGCAGGCGGGGCTGAAGGAGCTGTCGACGCGGCGAACATCTTGAAGCCGAGCCTCGCGCGCGGAGAATTCCAAGTGGTCGGTGCGACGACGATCAGCGAGTATCGCAAATACATCGAAAAGGACGCGGCGCTGGAAAGGCGTTTCCAGCCCGTGCAGGTCGACGAGCCCACCGAAGAGGAAACTGTGCAGATTCTAGCGGGGTTGCGCGACAGATACGAGGCGCACCACGGCGTGAACATAACGGATGCGGCGCTCGAAGCCGCAGCGTCGCTGTCGAAGCGCTATATAACCGACCGTTTTCTGCCCGACAAGGCTATAGACCTTATCGACGAAGCGTCGGCCCGCGCGAGGATAAACACGCTCGAGCTGCCGGACGATATAAAGGCGCTCGAACGCAATATCGAGGGGATACGCAAGGAAAAAGAATCCGCCGCGGCGCGTCAGGAGTTTGAAAAGGCGGCGCTGCTGCGCGACGAAGAGCGCAAAACAAAAGAGCGCTACGAGGAGATGCGCAGGGAGTGGACTCAGGCGCAGAGCCGGATAAAGCCGGACATCAGCGCGGAGAACATCGCCTCGATAGTCTCGGAAACGACCGGCATACCGGTGACTCAGCTCACGGAGGAGGAGAGCCGCAGACTTCTGCACATGGAGGAGGAGCTGCGCACGCGCCTCGTCGGACAGGACGAAGCGCTCTGCGCCGTGGCGCGTGCGGTGCGCCGTTCAAGGAGCGGCATGAAAGACCCTAAGCGCCCCGTCGGGAGTTTCCTCTTCCTCGGGCCGACCGGCGTAGGCAAAACGGAACTCGCACGTTCACTCGCGGAATTCCTTTTCGGCAGCGAGGACGCGATGATTCGCATGGACATGAGCGAATACATGGAGCGCCACGAGGCGGCGAAACTGATAGGCGCGCCGCCGGGCTATGTCGGCTACGAGGAAGGCGGCAAGCTGACAGAAGCGGTGCGCAGGAAGCCTTACTCGGTCGTTCTTTTCGACGAGATAGAAAAGGCCCACCCGGACGTATTCAACATAATGCTCCAGCTGCTCGAGGATGGGCGCCTTACCGACGGGCACGGGCACGTCACCGACTTCAGGAACTGCGTCGTGATAATGACGAGCAACGTCGGCGTTTCCGACGGCATGGGAGGCCGTGCTCTCGGCTTCGGAAGCAGGGACGAAAGAAGCGACGCGGACATGCGCAAGATGCGCGAGACGATACTGGAAGCCGCGAAGAAGACCTTCCGTCCGGAATTCCTGAACCGCATCGATGAGATACTCGTATTCTCCCCCCTCGGCAGGCCCGAGCTGCTGAAGATCGTCGACATAATGCTCAAAGACGTCATAAAAAGGGCGAACGGCAGCAATATAGAAGTCGTAGTAGACGATTCTGCGAAAGAGCTTATCCTCGACAAGGGCTACAATCCGAAATATGGAGCGCGCCCGCTTCGCCGCACGATACAGAAGATGATCGAGGACGAAATATCCAACAGGATGCTCGAAGGCGGAATTTCCGCGGAAGACAAGATAACTATAAAGCGCAGCGGTGAAAGTTTCGATTTCACGGTCGGCGCGAAAAAATAAAATAAAGATCCGGGGATGCGGAAAGCGCATCATTCGGCGATAATCAAGAAATGCTCCCGATCATCGGAATCGATAGATGATTGGGAGCAAACTTTATACCCGCTATCAAGTTTTAGTTTCCTGTTACTTTCAAATAAAAGCCAGAGATATTATTGACATATGCCGAAAACTATGATAGGCTAAACCTGAAAATGACATATGTCATAAATTCGATTGAGGCGGAGGAGGTGAAAACCATGTCTAGAATGGATGGAACAGGTCCGATGGGACTGGGAGCAAGAACCGGTTTAGGCCGTGGGGCTTGTGCAGGCAATCCCAGCTTGAGGAAAGGAATGCAGTTCGGACACGGCTTTGGCCGCCGTATGGGGTTATGCCGAATGCTACCAGGAAGCACGAAAGATTGTCTGCTGGCTCGAAAAAGCTTGCTTCAGGAAGCTTTGAATGCCGTCGAACAGGAATTAGCAAAGATGTAAGCTGATTGCAGCGGCATAGGGGGTCGCTCCTGTGCCGCTGTGACAGGAGGTGAACCATGCCAAGACCGAAAAAGCGGCGAAAAGTTTGTTGTTTGCCGGTTCGTACTGAATTCGCACCGGTAGGCGAGCCTTTTCATTCGGGTGATGCAGTTATGATGACGGTGGACGAATATGAGGCGATTCGCCTTATTGACCACGAAGGATTCAACCAGGAGGAGTGTGCGGGTTATATGAACATCGCCCGCACAACCGCACAACAGATCTACAACGATGCCCGAAAAAAGCTGTCCATTTCACTGGTAGAAGGCAAGCCGCTCGTGATCAGCGGAGGTGAATACCGGCTTTGTGAGGGCAACGAGCCATATTGCGGCTGCAGCGGGTGTCATCGTCACCGCCGTGGTCGGATGGAAACAACGGAAGGAGGAAACCAATGAAAATAGTGATTCCCGTAGATGAGAAAAAACCGGAAAGCAGCGTCTGTGTCTCCTTTGGCAGGGCACCTTACTTTATGCTGCACGATACCGAGGGAAAAACAACGGAATATATCGCCAATACTGCTGCCGAAGCACAGGGAGGTGCTGGGCTTAAAGCTGCGCAGCTTATCGTGGACTGCGGCGCCAACGTTCTGCTCGCTCTCCGCTGCGGTCAAAATGCAGCAGATGTGCTGAATGCCGCCCAGATAAAGATCCATAAGGCCGAAGGGCTTAGAACTGCCGAAAACCTTGCCGCCTTTCAAGAGGGAAAGCTTACACTTATGACCCAGTTTCAAGCAGGCTTTCACGGCCGCCAGTGAAGCTGGCGGTTTTAAGCGGCAAAGGCGGGACCGGAAAGACCTTTGTGTCGGTGAATCTGGCGGCAGCAGCAGGCAGCGCCACCTATATCGACTGCGACGTTGAGGAGCCTAACGGAAGGCTTTTTTTGAAGCCTGAAAGACTGACAAGCAAAACTGTCACCACTAAGCAACCCGCCTTTGACGCCGAGAAATGCACGGGCTGCCGCAAGTGCGTGGGCTTCTGCCGCTTTAACGCTCTGGTCTACGTAAAGGCCAAACCCATGCTTTTTTCAGAGGTATGCCACTCCTGCGGAGGGTGCAGGCTGCTTTGCCCATCCGGCGCGATATCGGAGACAGAAAAGCCGGTGGGAGTCGTGGAGTGTGGAGAGAGCGGTGGCGTCCGCGTCGTCACCGGCTGTATGGATTTGGGCGAAGCGTCCGGCATTCCCATCATCAAAGCTGCGCTTGCCGAGGCATCCAATGCGGATGAACTGACCGTTATTGACTGTCCTCCAGGAAGTGCCTGCTCCGTGATGGAAAGCGTTCAATCCGCAGATTATTGCCTGCTGGTGGCAGAGTCTACCGCCTTCGGCCTACATAATTTTAAGATGGTCTATGAACTGGTGAGATTACTTCATAAGCCCTGCGGCGTGGTCATCAACAAGGCAGACGGGGAATATATTGCGCTCGATATTTTTTGCCGGGAACACGGTATTCCCGTGCTGTGCTGCATCCCGTACAGTGAAAAGCTGGCTTGGCTGGGTGCGAGCGGCCAGATCGCAGCTCTTGCTGACAGCAAATACGCGAAACTGTTTCACAGCCTTCTCGACGATATCCGAAAGGAGGCGTGCGTATGAAAAAACTGCTGATCCTCAGCGGCAAAGGCGGTACGGGCAAGACCACTGTGGCTGCCGCTTTTATCGATTTCCTGAACGCGGAAGCCTTTGCCGACTGTGATGTGGATGCGCCGAACCTGCATTTGGTTGCAGGGATGAACACTCTGCCGGAACGCTGGGATTATTTCGGTTCTCAAAAGGCTTTCATTGATCCCCCAAAATGCGTCGGCTGCGGGGCCTGTCTCGACAATTGCCGTTTTGACGCCATCGTGCTGCGAGACGGGATATGCGAGGTCGACGAATACGCCTGCGAAGGTTGCGGCGTATGTGAATATGTCTGCCCTCAAAGCGCCGTGACCATGAGCGATGACGTCGCCGGGGAACAGATGCTGTATAAAGACAGCCGCGTGTTTTCCACAGCGAAGCTCAAAATGGGCCGCGGAAACTCCGGCAAGCTGGTCACAGGAGTTAAAAAGGCCCTTATAAGTGCAGCACCGGATTCGGAGCTTGCCGTGATTGATGGATCCCCCGGTGTTGGCTGTCCGGTCATCGCTTCTGTCAGCGGAGTGAATCTGGTGCTCATTGTGGCCGAACCATCGCTCTCCGGTATCCATGACATGGAGCGTATTCTGAAAACTGCAGTCATACTCATGGCGAAAGTCGCGGTCTGCGTTAACAAATACGATGTCTGTATGGAAAAGATGGAGGACATCGAAAGATATTGCCGAGAAAAGAGCGTGCCCTTTGTAGGGCGGATCCCATTTGATAAGCAGGCATCTGCCACTATCAACGCAGGACACAGCCTTGCATCAGTTGACTGTCCGGCAAGGGATGCGCTCAGAGATGTTTTCAAGAACACTATCGCGCTGTTGAGAGAGGATAGCTATGTTGAATATTAAAGTTTTGCTGGAGAATACGCAGGTACGACCCCGACGCACTGACGGAGCACTGCTTGAGCCTGTATATCGAAACAGAACGCCATAAGCTCCTTTTTGATATGGGGCAGACCGATCTGTTCGCGCGAAATGCCCGGACGCTTGGGGTCAATCTCAGCAATGTGGCATAGCGGTTCTTTCACACGGACACTATGATCACGGAGGTGGACTCCGCATCCGCAGGTCATGGAGATCAATAAAAACGCGCCGATATATAAGCTGCCATGCCTTTGAGCCACATTATTCCGGTGCGGAACGTTATTATTGGCCTTGCCCCGGCGTTCAGCGGCGACCCGCGCTTTATATCTGTGGCAGATCACACGCGAATCGAAGATGAATTGGAGCTGTTTACCTGTAATAGCTCCCCGCGGCCGTATCAAACGGACAGCGCTGGCCTGAATGCATCGCACAGACCAGGATTGACGCCGGACGATTTCCGGCATGAGCAGTATCTGCTGATTCGTGACGGCCCACGCAGGGCGCTTGTAAGCGGTTGCTCCCATAAATGGGTTCTGAACATCATGGAGTGGTTTCATCCTGATGTTTTGATTGGGGCTTTCACTTCATAAAACTGAACCCTAATGGCGAGGGCAAGAAAAGGCTTGCATCTTGCATCTGCGGCGAAAAAACTGAGTTAGTATACTGCGTCTTTTTACATCTGCCACTGCGCAGGTGTGGAGCAATATGGTATTATCTAGCCAGCAGCGGTTAAGAAATCGTACTGTGAGGAGGCATTTAGCATAAGCGAAAACTGCTCGCATAACTGCTAGAGCTGCAACGAGACTTACAACAAGAGGACGAAAGAGAGCCTTTTGGCAAGGCCACATGAGCTGAGCCATATCAAAAAGGTGATCAGCGTGGTCAGCGGTAAGGGCGACGTGGGCAAATCCATTGTCATACCCCTGTTGGCGATGCTGGCACAGCGTGATGGGTTTGAGACAGCCATTCTGAATGCCGACATCACCGGCCCATCCATACCCAAAGCGCTTGGCCTGCGCGAAAAGGCCTAGGGCAGCGAGTTTGGGCTTTAGCCGGTGAAAACCAAAATCGGGATTTCCATCATGTCGCTGAATCTGCTGACGGAAAATGAAACCAATCCGGTGGTGTGGCGCGGACCGCTTATCGCCGGAACGGCCAAGCAGTTCTGGGCGGACGTCATCTGGGGCGATGTGGATTATATGTTCATTGACGTGCCGCCCGGAACCGGCGATGTTCCGCTCACGGTATTCCAGTCCATTCCTGTGGATGGCCCCACCATCGTTGCATCCCCGCAGGAACTGGTAGGTATGATTGTGGAAAAAGCGATCAACATGGCCCAGATGATGCATATCCCCGTTTTCGCCCTGGTTGAGAGTATGAGCTGTATTACATGCCCGGACTGCGGAAAGGAAATCCGCGTGTTCGGAGAAGGCCACATTGACGAAATCGCCGAAAAGCACGGCGTTCAGACTGTTGCCCGTTTGCCTATCGATCCCAAGCTGGCTGCCGCATGTGATGCCGGAAGGATCGAGCTGTTCGACGTCGGTTGGCTGGATGGCTTGATGAAGAAACTGGCATCGGAAAACAAATAAAGGCGCGAGCCGAAATAATGGAGGATAACATTATGAAAATCACTGTTGCAAGCATGGGAAACATGGTGGCCGGTCACTTCGGCCACTGCGAAAACTTCAATATCTATGAGAGCTTAAGCGGCGTCGTGACCTAGGCGCAGAGCATCCCCAACCCCGAACACAAGCCCGGATTTCTACCGAATTTCCTCGGCGACATGGGCGTGGAGGTCATCATCGCTGGCGGCATGGACGACGGAGCTGTGGAGATATTCAATGAGCGGAATATCGAGGTCATCGTCGGCGCGCAGGGCGACGCAAAGGTCGCCGTGGAAAGCTATTTGCGAGGCGATCTCAAGTCCACGGATCCATCTGTCACGAGCATGAGCACGCGGATGAGTGCGGAGAAAAATAAGCGATATAGGGTATTTGAAGCCGCACTGTAATTGCTGATGTACAGGAGGAGAATATGTTGAAAACCAAAATAATTACCAGCACACAGAAAAATACTATTGAACTTGTTAATCGCAGGATATGTGACAAGAGCGTTTCTGAAGCGCTTGGCAGGCGGGAATACACTGCATTAGGTCTATGTGAAGGATCGGTGGCAGACATCATTGTATCTTGTGACATAGCTGAAAAGGCAGCCGACGTGATCGCAATTGAAATACAAGGCAATTGCCCGCAGCACATGGTATGCCTTGGTATATTCGGCAGTGTAGCCGCAGTCAAAACCGCTGTAAGCGCGGTGGATAAGCATTTTAACGGGAACGATCATGCCTAAAACTCTGATGTTCTGATGCCGTATCCATCGTGAACAAACACCATTAAAGTCATGTGGATGATGATTTTTCATGGACAATTTCTTCATGGCGGTTATAACAAGAATAGCAAGAAAACAAAGGAGGTTGATGCAATGAAAAAATATATCTGCTCCGTCTGCGGCTTCATCTATGACGAGGCAAAGGGCATCCCCGAAGTGAGTATTGCGCCGGGAACCAAGTGGAAAGACCTGCCCGACGACTGGTTATGCCCCCTCTGCGGTGCGGCTGATGGCGAATTCAGAGAGCAGAGATCACAAGCGTCCATGAAGAAAACTCTGCACGTTATGGAAACTCCCACGGATATGGAAGGAGCTGACGCTGCTGGAGATGAGCATTCTCTGCTCCAATTTGGCACGGGGTTGTGCAAAACAGTACAAATCTGAAGAAGCCGCGTTGTTCACCGAGCTTGCCTGGTATTATAAAGCTGTGTCGGCTCTGGCGAATAATCCCTCGTTTGCGGGGCTGCTCAATCTCATAGAGAAAGACCTCGAAAACGGGTTCCCCGCAGCGAACCCGTCTAATCCGACCACAAGGATTGTGGGGTGCTGCGAGCGCTGATCTAAAGCGAGGAGGCCACGCGCATCCTTAAGTCTATGCTGACCCGCTACGAAAAAGAGGGCGAAGCTATACTGGGGAATACCGGTGTATATGTCTGCACCATTTGCGGCTTTATGTTTGTGGGCGACAGCCCTCCACAAATCTGCCCTGTGTGTAAGGTTCCGAGCTGGAAGTTTGCTGCCTATGTCTTTATGTTTGCCCTACCGGGGCGGCGGACACCGAAAACAGAATTATCGACGAGGACAAATGCATCGGCTGTAGTGTCTGTGCCAATGCCAATGCCAATGCCAATGCCAATGCGTGTCCCAGCGGTGCCATCTCCATGGTACCAAAGGAGTTGCCGTCCCAACAGCCTAAAGCCGATCTCGTCAAGGCGGCGCTGACCACGGTTTTTGACGGTACTGCTGATTATCTGCATGATGCTATCAATTTTGAACTAGGGAACGATCTCGAAACTGCTGAGCAGCGGCTCCGGTGTTCTTGGTATAGCAATTGCGGCCGTCGTCAGCTCTATCACGCTCATCCCCCCCGGCTTCGTGGCCTTTCCAGCGGCTGTCAAACGCAACCTGTTAGCGCTGGTCTTTGCTGTCTGTGGCTCCTTTGCGATTGGAGGTATACTGGCATGAAAAAGCTGATTCCGGTTTTTTTACTTGAGCATGTAGCTTGTACTATATTGTTGGAGGAAATCACATGAAGAAATGTGAGAAAATAGATTCAGGATTTGCCTTTTTGTGATAGCATATTGCGCGTTGGACAGAAAAATAACGGGAGGAATTTGCAATGTCATTAGGGAAAAAATTTGCGTCCGGCGCCCTCGTCTTCTTTTCCGCCGCGGCGATAGCGGCGTCGGCCTTCGCGGCCGACAAGGATGAAACGGTTGTAACTGTCGGCTCGCAGTCTTTGAAACAGAGCGAGGTCCTGAGCCTGCTGCAGAACACAGCGGGAGACAACGCGATGATGGTCGGCCTCATGCTTCAACAGTCGACGCTGCCGGAGCGCGTCGATATGGCCAAACAGATGGCCGACGCGATGCTCTTCGCCGAAGGCGCGAAGCGGAGCGGGATTTCGTCGCGCGGCGACGTCGCCCTCAAGATAAAATGGCAGGAAGTACAGATTCTCCTCGAAGCCTACCTTCAAGAGTTAAGCAAGAAGTGGGATATGGGCGAGAAGGCTCAGAAGGCTTATTATAATGAGAACAAGAGCGAATTCGTGCAGCGTCCGGCGGCTCATCTCCGCCACATAATGACCTCGGCGGAGAAGGATGCCGCCGACGTCATCCTCGACATCTACAAAAACAAGGACTTCGCAAAGGCCGCCGAGAAATACAGCCGCGACCCCAACACGGCGGCGCGCGGCGGAGACCTCGGATGGATGGAGAAGGGAGTCATGCCCGAAGAGATAGACAAGGCGATCGAGGGAGCGCGTGAAAAAACTCTCGTCGGCCCCGTTAAGACGGAGCTCGGATGGCATGTCGTCGAAGTCCTCGAACGCCGCGGCGAGAAGCAGCTCTCATTCGAAGAGGCCCAACAGGAAGTGATCCAGCGCATGCAACTGAGCTACGTCAACAAGGAACTCGAGAAGCTCAGGGAAAAGATCAATGTCAAAATAAACGAGAGGGCGCTTGAAAATCTCGCCGGCATTCCGGCCGCGCCGCTCGAAAAGACTCCCGGAGCCGCGGAGGAAAAACCCGCCGAGAAAAAAGACTGACCGGCTTGCGGTGTGAAACAAGCGCCGGAGCGGAGGCTGACGCAGCGCCGCTCCGATTTTTTACGCGCTCTCGGCGGGGTCGGGCGCCGCAGAATTTTGCTTGACAATTTTCAAGCAGCGTAGTATAAATTACGCCAACGAAGCCGATAATGACGTCGCGATGATTGGGATAGTAAAGTTTATCTCCTTCACAGAGAGAGGGACGAAACGCTGAGAGTCCTTTGCAGGAGGGAATTTGAATACCACCCATGAGCGGATGCCGAAGCGCCTGCGATAAGGCATCGGGGTGCGCCCCTTATAGCGCGCACGAGAGCCGTCCTTGTGCGGCTGAAACGGAGTGGGACCGCGACAAATATAATGCCGCCTCTGTGCTTGATGCGCCGAGGCGGCGATTTTTTATTTTGCGCTTACTGCGAGAAGGAGGAAGATTAATGGGAGTTATCGAAAGATACGCACAGCTTCTGCCTGTGACGGAAAGGACTCCGAGGGTCACGCTCGGCGAGGGCTCGACGCCCCTCGTTCGCGTCGGCAACATCAGCAGGATGCTCGGCATAGAGCTTTGGGCTAAGCTGGAGGGCTGCAATCCCTCCGGCTCCTTCAAAGACCGCGGGATGGTAATGGCGGTCGCCAAGGCGCTCGAAACCGGAGCGAAGGCGCTCGTCTGCGCCTCGACAGGCAATACGTCGGCGTCGGCGGCGGCCTACGCGGCCGCGGCGGGGGTGCCCTGCTTCGTGCTGCTTCCGGCGGGGAAGGTCGCGCTCGGCAAGCTCGCCCAGGCTCTGATGTACGGCGCGACGGTCATCGCGGTAAAGGGAAATTTCGACAGAGCGCTGGAGATGGCGCGCGCCGCCGCGGAGCGCGAAGGCTTCGCGATCGTGAACTCGGTCAACCCGTACCGCCTCTGGGGGCAGAGGAGCGGAGCGTGGGAGATATGCGAGGCTCTCGGCGGAGCTCCCGACTGGCATGCGATTCCCGTCGGCAACGCCGGCAACATCAGCGCGTACTGGGCCGGCTACAAGCAGTATAAAGAGCTCGGAAAGATCGACGGGCTGCCTAAGATGATGGGCT
This DNA window, taken from Synergistes jonesii, encodes the following:
- a CDS encoding UvrB/UvrC motif-containing protein, which translates into the protein MRLSFSLEGLMGIEEAFKELVLPALRGVQPQAKQPRLCPHCGAELPSSMFESTPMAKPARVQKKMTLEEEIADLTRKMQKVVKNENYELAAKLRDRISELKNPALEKDAAENGTAQEGESPNDNEA
- a CDS encoding ATP-dependent Clp protease ATP-binding subunit, with product MRPDFTERGKRAFQIAQDEALRMGHEVVGTEHILLGLLLDGDTYILRLLAEYGLTADALVKEVEKYAGAGTPREEKVDLPMSDRAKLVMSLAVREAARMRVAYVGTIHIFLALLAEEEGMAARLLSAHGLNLEDCRKFFAAETEGDTQEREEPQDEPRFEWQPPRQPSVVQKTPMLDQLAIDLTQMARKNELDPVIGRSKEIRRVVQILSRRTKNNPVLIGEPGVGKTAVAEGLAQKVVNGDIPEILRGKRVMQLNVANLVAGTKYRGEFEERMRRLVHEIRESKNVILFIDEIHTIVGAGGAEGAVDAANILKPSLARGEFQVVGATTISEYRKYIEKDAALERRFQPVQVDEPTEEETVQILAGLRDRYEAHHGVNITDAALEAAASLSKRYITDRFLPDKAIDLIDEASARARINTLELPDDIKALERNIEGIRKEKESAAARQEFEKAALLRDEERKTKERYEEMRREWTQAQSRIKPDISAENIASIVSETTGIPVTQLTEEESRRLLHMEEELRTRLVGQDEALCAVARAVRRSRSGMKDPKRPVGSFLFLGPTGVGKTELARSLAEFLFGSEDAMIRMDMSEYMERHEAAKLIGAPPGYVGYEEGGKLTEAVRRKPYSVVLFDEIEKAHPDVFNIMLQLLEDGRLTDGHGHVTDFRNCVVIMTSNVGVSDGMGGRALGFGSRDERSDADMRKMRETILEAAKKTFRPEFLNRIDEILVFSPLGRPELLKIVDIMLKDVIKRANGSNIEVVVDDSAKELILDKGYNPKYGARPLRRTIQKMIEDEISNRMLEGGISAEDKITIKRSGESFDFTVGAKK
- a CDS encoding DUF134 domain-containing protein — its product is MPRPKKRRKVCCLPVRTEFAPVGEPFHSGDAVMMTVDEYEAIRLIDHEGFNQEECAGYMNIARTTAQQIYNDARKKLSISLVEGKPLVISGGEYRLCEGNEPYCGCSGCHRHRRGRMETTEGGNQ
- a CDS encoding GntR family transcriptional regulator, giving the protein MPNIIKVPTLGELAYESIKAQILSCRILPGEKINIDQYSAELGVSTTPVREALSKLQKEGLVQYVPRMGWKISKISKQEFRKLQEVKSLLEITLAERALPFIKSSDIPQLTALNNQMKDLANSFAGGKPDLEKLLEANDLFHMYIFRFYNNDIMIEILQQTWNNLRYARLIWISSQEFFDKFYDEHNAIIDAIKNKDRDELRSAVEKHLHCGLGYMEECLEDK
- a CDS encoding CtsR family transcriptional regulator codes for the protein MSASSLTSKIEEYIEQLLEENGSGAISLRRKDLAELFECVPSQINYVLRSKFAPENGFLVESQRGGHGYIRVVQLTFKNCDEEVTHIQDLIGSRTSEQESKRLLMNLQNRKLLSARERLLIEVALRSQDENGRALFDVSIHKREIMRAALLKKLLTSLALS
- a CDS encoding DUF5320 domain-containing protein, with the protein product MSRMDGTGPMGLGARTGLGRGACAGNPSLRKGMQFGHGFGRRMGLCRMLPGSTKDCLLARKSLLQEALNAVEQELAKM
- a CDS encoding energy-coupling factor transporter transmembrane component T family protein, with the protein product MDGLFECTDSDGLIYRINPSVKLIIAFAAGMSAFAVKSVAGALFIAVLTILAAALSGLGRKALSMALLLAKISTLLFLIQLLCAGGGNVIFRAGPLRITDEGVFFSLLMVAKLIAASLPLMLALSATKRGDLANSLVQNCRLPYKYAFALTATLKFIPALAGEMAQIMEAQRARGVDFDVRNPLKKAALVAPLCLPLMLSCVRRTENSAIAAQLRGFELRRRDSGYKKYPIGIKDASAAALSAVALVFAFML